A DNA window from Undibacterium sp. YM2 contains the following coding sequences:
- a CDS encoding PAS domain S-box protein — translation MPDHLSLIKLMQQGASIGHFETMRRCQDGTELPVALTISAMRDEGDNIIGLSLIARDFSVGYRIAARLTQSERHFRQVVDAAPNAMVMIDRRGLIEMVNSQTESIFGYTRTELLGKPLEILIPSRFQRHHPSLRTGYFANPISRVMGQGRELYGLRKDGTEFPVEIGLNPIETADGIKVLSAIVDITERKRQEERFRLVVEAAPNAMVMIDSQGKIEMVNAQTETIFGYEREELLGQPMEVLIPERFRHHHPGLRSHFFSQPSSRSMGTGRDLFGLRKDGTEFPVEIGLNPIETADGLKVLSAIVDISERKRLEERFRLVVEAAPNAMVMIDSRGMIEMVNAQTEHLFGYPRAELLGQPMEMLIPARFRSQHPDLRAQYFTSPSTRAMGSGRDLFGLRKDGSEFQIEIGLNPIQTADGLKVLSAIVDISERKRFTDELSRRNQELNNFAYVASHDLKSPLRGVDQLATWLTEDLAGKIDDETNEHLRLMRMRIKRMERLLDDLLLYFRAGQLGGAVEHIDFADLVRDVFELCCPDQSFRLELQGEFPRCHTHKVPLELVFRNLMSNAIKHHDTKKGCIVVRSMPNEQWLEFSVSDDGPGIAAEHSERVFAMFQTLRPRDEVEGSGMGLAIVKKTIESLGGHIKLSTNQPRGAVFNFTWPRNMAEAL, via the coding sequence TTGCCCGATCACCTCTCACTGATCAAGCTCATGCAGCAAGGCGCTTCGATAGGCCATTTTGAAACCATGCGGCGCTGCCAGGATGGTACAGAGTTGCCAGTGGCGCTGACCATCTCTGCCATGCGTGACGAGGGCGACAATATCATAGGCCTGTCGCTGATCGCACGTGACTTTAGCGTGGGCTACCGCATTGCTGCCCGCCTGACGCAAAGCGAGCGCCATTTTCGCCAGGTGGTGGATGCTGCGCCAAACGCCATGGTCATGATAGACCGTCGCGGCCTCATAGAAATGGTCAATTCACAGACCGAATCCATCTTTGGCTATACCCGCACCGAGCTGCTGGGCAAACCCCTGGAAATTTTGATCCCCTCGCGCTTCCAGCGCCACCACCCCAGCCTGCGTACCGGTTACTTTGCCAACCCCATCAGCCGCGTCATGGGCCAGGGGCGCGAGCTGTATGGCCTGCGCAAGGACGGAACCGAGTTCCCGGTAGAGATAGGCCTGAACCCGATAGAAACTGCCGATGGCATCAAAGTCTTGTCAGCCATCGTCGATATCACTGAGCGCAAGCGCCAGGAAGAACGCTTCCGCCTTGTCGTGGAGGCTGCACCGAATGCCATGGTCATGATAGACAGCCAGGGCAAGATAGAAATGGTGAATGCCCAGACCGAAACCATCTTTGGCTATGAGCGTGAAGAATTGCTGGGCCAACCCATGGAAGTGCTGATACCTGAACGCTTTCGCCATCACCACCCCGGCTTGCGCTCGCACTTTTTTTCTCAACCCAGCAGCCGCAGCATGGGCACGGGTCGCGACCTGTTTGGTTTGCGCAAGGATGGCACAGAGTTTCCGGTAGAGATAGGCCTGAACCCGATAGAAACAGCAGATGGTCTCAAGGTCTTGTCTGCCATCGTCGATATCAGTGAGCGCAAGCGCCTGGAAGAACGCTTCCGTCTCGTCGTCGAAGCCGCGCCAAACGCCATGGTCATGATAGACAGCCGCGGCATGATAGAAATGGTGAATGCCCAGACCGAGCACCTGTTTGGTTACCCGCGCGCAGAATTGCTGGGCCAGCCCATGGAAATGCTGATACCGGCCCGCTTCCGCAGCCAGCACCCGGATTTGCGCGCCCAGTATTTCACCAGCCCCAGCACCCGCGCCATGGGTAGTGGGCGCGACCTGTTTGGCCTGCGCAAGGACGGTAGCGAATTCCAGATAGAGATAGGCCTGAACCCCATACAAACAGCCGATGGTCTCAAGGTCTTGTCAGCGATTGTCGATATCTCCGAGCGCAAGCGCTTTACTGATGAACTGTCGCGGCGCAACCAGGAGTTGAATAATTTTGCCTATGTCGCCTCGCATGACCTGAAGTCTCCCCTGCGAGGTGTCGATCAACTCGCCACCTGGCTGACCGAAGACCTGGCCGGCAAGATCGATGATGAAACCAATGAACACCTGCGCCTCATGCGCATGCGCATCAAGCGCATGGAGAGATTGCTGGACGATTTGCTGCTCTACTTCCGCGCCGGGCAGCTCGGCGGCGCAGTAGAACACATAGACTTTGCAGACCTGGTGCGCGATGTATTTGAACTGTGCTGCCCTGACCAGTCGTTCAGGCTGGAGCTGCAGGGCGAATTCCCGCGCTGTCATACCCACAAGGTGCCGCTGGAACTGGTGTTCCGCAATCTCATGAGCAATGCCATCAAACATCACGATACCAAAAAAGGCTGCATCGTCGTACGGTCCATGCCCAATGAACAATGGCTGGAATTTTCAGTCAGCGATGACGGCCCCGGTATCGCCGCAGAACACAGTGAACGCGTATTCGCCATGTTCCAGACCCTGCGCCCGCGTGATGAAGTTGAAGGCAGCGGCATGGGTCTGGCCATCGTCAAGAAAACCATAGAGTCTCTGGGCGGCCATATCAAACTCAGCACCAACCAGCCACGTGGCGCCGTGTTCAACTTCACCTGGCCGCGCAACATGGCGGAGGCTTTATAA
- a CDS encoding PAS domain S-box protein produces the protein MSQSRKTAADTDPVALLAAIVNSSDDAIIGSDLNGHIISWNHAASLLFGHAHEAILGRPFAVLFPDGQLPDHQTLGQLLQKNNAIGQFETMGRRADGSEIPVSLTISAIRDASGNMFGLSLSARDFSSGYKLAARLTQSERHFRQVVQAAPNAMILVNSQGQIELINERCEQMFGYTRAELIGNTLDMLVPERFRGQHPERRAAYFAHPDEPVMGKGRELYALHRDGTEFPVEVSLSPIETADGMKVLSAIVDMSERQRFTDELSRRNQELKDFAYVASHDLKAPLRGVNQLATWITEDLAGQINEETQEHLHLMRVRITRMEKLLDDLLLYFRADNLGGSTECIDFAEMARDVFELCCNNPSFSLELQGTFPKDRTHKVALELVLRNLINNAIKHHDKASGHIIVRALPAPDEQHYLFEVADDGPGIAPEHRGVFAMFQTLRPRDEVEGSGMGLAVIKKTIESLGGSISLAANEPRGAVFRFSWPRVAG, from the coding sequence ATGTCGCAATCCCGCAAAACAGCAGCAGACACTGATCCGGTGGCCTTGCTGGCCGCCATCGTCAATTCATCGGACGATGCCATCATAGGCAGCGACCTGAACGGTCACATCATCAGTTGGAACCATGCCGCCAGTCTGCTGTTTGGGCATGCGCATGAGGCAATCCTGGGCCGCCCCTTTGCCGTCCTGTTCCCAGACGGGCAATTACCCGACCATCAAACTCTGGGCCAACTGCTGCAGAAAAATAACGCCATAGGTCAATTTGAAACCATGGGCAGGCGTGCCGATGGCAGCGAGATACCAGTGTCCTTGACCATCTCGGCCATACGCGATGCCAGCGGCAATATGTTTGGCCTCTCGCTGAGCGCACGCGACTTCAGCAGCGGCTACAAATTGGCCGCCAGGCTGACACAGAGTGAAAGGCATTTCCGCCAGGTAGTACAGGCTGCGCCAAATGCCATGATACTCGTCAACAGCCAGGGCCAGATAGAGCTGATCAATGAGCGTTGTGAACAAATGTTTGGCTACACACGCGCAGAACTCATAGGCAATACCCTCGACATGCTGGTACCTGAACGCTTTCGCGGGCAACATCCCGAACGGCGTGCAGCTTATTTTGCCCATCCGGACGAACCGGTCATGGGCAAGGGCCGCGAACTATATGCCTTGCACAGGGATGGTACCGAGTTCCCGGTAGAAGTCAGCCTCAGCCCCATAGAGACAGCAGATGGCATGAAGGTACTGTCAGCCATTGTCGATATGTCAGAACGCCAGCGCTTTACCGACGAACTCTCGCGCCGTAACCAGGAACTCAAGGACTTTGCCTACGTCGCCTCACATGACCTGAAAGCCCCGCTGCGCGGCGTTAACCAGCTCGCCACCTGGATCACCGAAGACCTGGCAGGCCAGATCAATGAAGAAACCCAGGAACACCTGCACCTCATGCGCGTGCGCATCACCCGCATGGAAAAACTGCTCGACGACCTGCTGCTCTACTTCCGCGCCGACAACCTTGGCGGCAGCACGGAATGCATAGACTTTGCAGAGATGGCGCGCGATGTCTTTGAACTATGCTGCAACAACCCCTCGTTTTCACTGGAGTTGCAGGGCACCTTCCCCAAAGACCGTACCCACAAGGTGGCTCTCGAACTGGTCTTGCGTAACCTCATCAACAATGCCATCAAGCACCACGACAAAGCCAGCGGCCATATCATCGTACGCGCCCTGCCTGCACCTGATGAACAACACTACCTCTTCGAAGTCGCCGACGACGGCCCCGGCATCGCCCCCGAACACCGCGGCGTCTTCGCCATGTTCCAGACCCTGCGCCCCCGCGATGAGGTAGAAGGCAGCGGCATGGGCCTGGCCGTCATCAAGAAAACCATAGAGTCACTGGGCGGCAGCATCAGCCTCGCTGCCAATGAGCCGCGCGGGGCGGTGTTCAGGTTTAGCTGGCCGCGGGTGGCGGGGTAG
- a CDS encoding M64 family metallopeptidase, translated as MNSLKLILMSVAISALQLSAAQAANISLRVAYTDGRQGTSFTPVRAELGEFALTPSMPDSGQGEPWRVIARNAQGTIIHEVLVRNAQQRHVEAFDPKTGAIDVSQQVRQADGVFEVSLPFDDKVASIEIQPQATGDARMAPPPPQPAVFKRAALGKIVRSGQAARMQPPPSAAPAATVTTIINNGPSNARMDLVFVGDGYTAAEMSKWRTDAQKVIDGFMADPLFAANRASINVHRVDVASNQSGADEPDKGVYRDTAMDGSFYCYNIDRLLCVNSTKVYDIVGSVLAPDQRDVIVVVSNSTRYGGSGGEIATLSMHAQSVEIALHEIGHTAFALADEYDYGTCSLSAEPSSGDVSLNGTRNVKWGGLISSSTAVPTGLGQYPNGTVGTFQGAQYCKTGKYRPTENSRMRTLGYPWHAVNEGLARTVFASYTPTPGGAVTQTGSLSSGATANAPSASPGYVQAGNGTYNIQLSGPAGTDFDLYLYKYSGSAWTKVASSEGSTSTESISYAGTAGYYYVQVKSYAGSGNYTVTYNFPPK; from the coding sequence ATGAATTCACTCAAACTTATTTTGATGTCCGTTGCAATTTCAGCCTTACAACTCAGTGCGGCCCAGGCAGCGAATATTTCGCTGCGCGTTGCCTACACCGATGGCAGGCAGGGTACCAGCTTTACGCCTGTGCGTGCCGAGCTTGGCGAGTTTGCGCTGACGCCCAGCATGCCTGACAGCGGTCAGGGCGAGCCCTGGCGTGTCATCGCCAGAAATGCCCAGGGTACTATCATCCATGAAGTGTTGGTGCGCAATGCCCAACAGCGCCATGTTGAGGCATTTGATCCCAAAACCGGTGCCATTGATGTATCGCAGCAAGTCAGGCAGGCTGATGGCGTGTTTGAGGTGTCCCTGCCTTTTGATGACAAGGTCGCCAGCATAGAAATCCAGCCGCAAGCCACGGGCGATGCACGCATGGCGCCGCCGCCGCCACAGCCAGCGGTATTCAAGCGCGCCGCCCTCGGCAAGATAGTGCGCAGCGGCCAGGCCGCACGCATGCAGCCGCCACCATCTGCCGCCCCGGCAGCAACCGTCACGACCATCATCAATAATGGTCCGTCCAATGCACGCATGGACCTGGTCTTTGTTGGCGATGGTTATACCGCTGCCGAGATGAGCAAATGGCGTACAGACGCACAAAAAGTCATCGATGGCTTCATGGCCGACCCCCTGTTTGCCGCGAATCGTGCCAGCATCAATGTGCACCGCGTTGATGTCGCCAGCAATCAGTCCGGCGCAGATGAGCCAGACAAGGGCGTCTATCGCGATACTGCCATGGATGGCAGCTTCTACTGCTATAACATCGACCGCCTGCTCTGTGTGAACTCAACCAAGGTGTATGACATCGTCGGTTCGGTACTTGCGCCTGATCAGCGCGACGTCATTGTCGTGGTGTCCAACTCCACCCGCTATGGTGGTTCTGGCGGTGAGATAGCGACGCTGTCCATGCATGCCCAGTCCGTGGAAATTGCCCTGCATGAGATAGGCCACACCGCCTTTGCCCTGGCTGATGAATATGATTACGGTACCTGCAGCCTGAGTGCCGAGCCCAGCTCAGGTGATGTGTCATTGAATGGCACACGCAATGTCAAATGGGGCGGCCTGATCTCATCATCCACTGCCGTTCCAACCGGCCTGGGGCAATATCCGAACGGCACGGTCGGTACCTTCCAGGGCGCGCAGTATTGCAAGACCGGGAAATACAGGCCAACAGAAAACTCCCGCATGCGCACGCTGGGCTATCCATGGCATGCTGTCAATGAAGGTTTGGCCAGGACGGTGTTTGCCTCATACACGCCAACACCTGGTGGCGCTGTCACCCAGACCGGCAGCCTCTCCAGCGGCGCAACGGCCAATGCACCCAGCGCATCACCCGGCTATGTACAGGCTGGTAATGGTACCTATAACATACAGTTGAGCGGGCCAGCGGGTACAGACTTTGACCTCTACCTGTACAAATACTCAGGCAGCGCGTGGACCAAGGTTGCCAGCAGCGAGGGCAGCACATCGACAGAATCCATCAGCTATGCAGGCACGGCGGGTTACTACTATGTGCAGGTCAAATCGTATGCGGGGAGCGGGAATTACACGGTGACTTATAACTTCCCACCGAAGTAA
- a CDS encoding alpha/beta hydrolase, which yields MDQLPIIFFPGINGDARIFAEQLNAFPTLKVAQWLPPTRSESMAAYAKRMARATDPGGPCLIGGTSFGGIIALEAAHHLQAQACLLFASSRDAHGLPTSLRMARQLGKLISADTIWKWTMRWQDASIASLPSARNKRQRLSLAQQHFRDWALSALLDWKPAPAACTIMQLHGSRDNVFAARRSKANSIIAGAGHVMTRTHSEEVNQFIIKALEHCHSSETGTTSIQQNSYRHE from the coding sequence ATGGATCAACTCCCGATTATCTTCTTCCCTGGTATCAACGGCGATGCACGCATATTTGCAGAACAGCTAAACGCCTTCCCCACCTTAAAGGTCGCGCAGTGGCTGCCGCCAACACGCTCAGAGAGCATGGCGGCGTATGCAAAGCGTATGGCAAGAGCAACTGATCCAGGTGGCCCCTGCCTGATCGGTGGTACCTCTTTTGGCGGCATCATCGCACTTGAAGCGGCGCATCACCTGCAAGCGCAAGCCTGCCTGCTATTTGCGTCCAGCCGCGATGCCCATGGCCTGCCGACCAGTTTGCGCATGGCGAGGCAGTTGGGCAAACTGATCAGCGCTGACACTATCTGGAAATGGACAATGCGGTGGCAAGATGCCAGCATTGCCAGCCTGCCATCGGCCAGAAACAAACGCCAACGCCTGTCACTGGCGCAGCAGCATTTTCGTGACTGGGCCCTGTCTGCCTTGCTGGACTGGAAGCCTGCTCCCGCAGCCTGCACTATCATGCAACTGCACGGCAGCAGAGACAATGTCTTTGCCGCCAGGCGCAGCAAGGCCAACAGCATTATCGCCGGTGCCGGACATGTGATGACGCGTACGCACAGCGAAGAGGTCAATCAGTTCATTATCAAAGCACTTGAGCATTGCCATTCGTCAGAGACAGGCACCACCAGCATTCAGCAAAATAGCTATCGCCATGAATGA